In one Bordetella pertussis 18323 genomic region, the following are encoded:
- a CDS encoding PP0621 family protein, producing the protein MGKLIFWFVVILAVLFIARLAGARAASKRAPRAEPPRPAQDAASQPMVRCAHCGVHLPRSEAVLLGGQTWCSSDHARRGAERG; encoded by the coding sequence GTGGGCAAGCTGATCTTCTGGTTCGTCGTCATTCTGGCCGTGCTGTTCATCGCGCGCCTGGCCGGCGCCCGCGCCGCCTCCAAGCGCGCCCCGCGCGCCGAGCCGCCCCGCCCCGCCCAGGACGCCGCCAGCCAGCCCATGGTGCGCTGCGCCCATTGCGGCGTGCACCTGCCGCGTTCCGAGGCCGTGCTGCTGGGCGGGCAGACCTGGTGCAGCAGCGACCACGCCCGCCGCGGCGCCGAGCGCGGCTGA
- the ampD gene encoding 1,6-anhydro-N-acetylmuramyl-L-alanine amidase AmpD has protein sequence MQRLLLDRHGWLIPGPAVTRAPSPNVNARPAGTQISLLVIHNISLPPSQFGGPYVADLFLNRLDYSADPWLERLRGLHVSAHFFIRRDGAVIQFAATEARAWHAGVSRFRGRDNCNDFSIGIELEGTDILPYADAQYATLARLAQVLRARYPLADARGHEHIAPGRKTDPGRAFNWVRFGRESGFPRRNLPPV, from the coding sequence ATGCAACGATTGCTACTGGACCGCCACGGCTGGCTGATCCCCGGGCCCGCGGTCACCCGCGCCCCTTCGCCCAACGTCAACGCCCGCCCCGCGGGCACGCAGATCAGCCTGCTGGTCATCCACAACATCAGCCTGCCGCCCAGCCAGTTCGGCGGCCCGTACGTCGCCGACCTGTTCCTGAACCGCCTGGATTACAGCGCCGACCCGTGGCTCGAGCGCCTGCGCGGCCTGCATGTCTCGGCCCACTTCTTCATCCGCCGCGACGGCGCCGTCATCCAGTTCGCCGCCACCGAAGCGCGCGCCTGGCACGCCGGCGTATCCCGCTTCAGGGGCCGCGACAACTGCAACGACTTCTCGATCGGCATCGAACTGGAAGGCACCGACATCCTGCCCTACGCCGACGCCCAGTACGCCACGCTGGCGCGCCTGGCGCAGGTCCTGCGCGCGCGCTACCCGCTGGCCGACGCGCGCGGCCACGAACACATCGCCCCGGGCCGCAAGACCGACCCGGGACGCGCCTTCAACTGGGTGCGCTTCGGCCGCGAAAGCGGGTTCCCGCGGCGCAACCTGCCGCCCGTATAG
- a CDS encoding inner membrane protein YpjD gives MSSGIVFHAVAALAYAVLAGSLWRRLQGRGSVDQASKLTRTGLLGALALHGVALQQAMLGTQHLYIGWALALSAAVWLGLVVFWLESLLIRIDGLQLLLLPAAAIVTAIAALFPQAQLVPHANNPWLRAHLLIALAAYGLITIAALHAMLMALLDRHLHRPLDAPAERSIVGRVLDAQPPLLVQERLLFRVIWIGFVVLTLAVGSGSVASITLTGKFLPFDHKTIFTLLSWATFGVLLLGRHICGWRGRVALRWTLTGFAFLILAYTGSRFVLEVILHRG, from the coding sequence ATGTCATCAGGCATTGTATTTCACGCCGTGGCCGCGCTGGCTTATGCGGTACTCGCAGGGTCGCTGTGGCGACGCCTGCAAGGCCGCGGCAGCGTGGATCAAGCAAGCAAGCTAACCCGAACCGGCCTGCTGGGCGCGCTGGCCCTGCACGGCGTGGCCCTGCAGCAAGCCATGCTGGGGACGCAACACCTGTACATCGGCTGGGCGCTGGCCCTGTCGGCCGCCGTATGGCTGGGCCTGGTCGTGTTCTGGCTGGAAAGCCTGCTGATCCGCATCGACGGCCTGCAGCTGCTGTTGCTGCCGGCAGCCGCTATCGTAACCGCAATAGCCGCGCTGTTCCCGCAGGCCCAGCTGGTGCCCCATGCCAACAACCCCTGGCTGCGCGCCCACCTGCTCATCGCGCTGGCCGCCTACGGCCTGATCACCATCGCCGCGCTGCACGCCATGCTGATGGCCCTGCTCGACCGCCACCTGCACCGCCCGCTGGATGCGCCGGCCGAGCGCAGCATCGTCGGCCGCGTGCTGGACGCCCAGCCGCCGCTGCTGGTGCAGGAGCGCCTGCTGTTTCGCGTCATCTGGATCGGCTTCGTGGTCCTGACCCTGGCGGTGGGCTCCGGCTCGGTCGCCTCCATCACCCTGACCGGCAAATTCCTGCCGTTCGACCACAAGACCATCTTCACGCTGCTGTCCTGGGCCACCTTCGGCGTGCTGCTGCTGGGCCGCCACATCTGCGGCTGGCGCGGCCGCGTCGCGCTGCGCTGGACCCTGACCGGCTTCGCGTTCCTGATCCTGGCCTACACCGGCAGCCGGTTCGTGCTGGAAGTCATTCTGCATCGAGGTTGA
- a CDS encoding IS481-like element IS481 family transposase — protein sequence MNTHKHARLTFLRRLEMVQQLIAHQVCVPEAARAYGVTAPTVRKWLGRFLAQGQAGLADASSRPTVSPRAIAPAKALAIVELRRKRLTQARIAQALGVSASTVSRVLARAGLSHLADLEPAEPVVRYEHQAPGDLLHIDIKKLGRIQRPGHRVTGNRRDTVEGAGWDFVFVAIDDHARVAFTDIHPDERFPSAVQFLKDAVAYYQRLGVTIQRLLTDNGSAFRSRAFAALCHELGIKHRFTRPYRPQTNGKAERFIQSALREWAYAHTYQNSQHRADAMKSWLHHYNWHRPHQGIGRAVPISRLNLDEYNLLTVHI from the coding sequence ATGAACACCCATAAGCATGCCCGATTGACCTTCCTACGTCGACTCGAAATGGTCCAGCAATTGATCGCCCATCAAGTTTGTGTGCCTGAAGCGGCCCGCGCCTATGGGGTCACCGCGCCGACTGTGCGCAAATGGCTGGGCCGCTTCCTGGCTCAGGGCCAGGCGGGCTTGGCCGATGCGTCCTCGCGCCCGACGGTCTCGCCCCGAGCGATTGCGCCGGCCAAGGCGCTGGCTATCGTGGAGCTGCGCCGCAAGCGGCTGACCCAAGCGCGCATCGCCCAGGCGCTGGGCGTGTCAGCCAGCACCGTCAGCCGCGTCCTGGCCCGCGCCGGTCTGTCGCACCTGGCCGACCTGGAGCCGGCCGAGCCGGTGGTGCGCTACGAGCATCAGGCCCCCGGCGATCTGCTGCACATCGACATCAAGAAGCTGGGACGTATCCAGCGCCCTGGTCACCGGGTCACGGGCAACCGACGCGATACCGTTGAGGGGGCCGGCTGGGACTTCGTCTTCGTGGCCATCGATGACCACGCCCGCGTGGCCTTCACCGACATCCACCCCGACGAGCGCTTCCCCAGCGCCGTCCAGTTCCTCAAGGACGCAGTGGCCTACTACCAGCGCCTGGGCGTGACCATCCAGCGCTTGCTCACCGACAATGGCTCGGCCTTTCGCAGCCGCGCCTTCGCCGCGCTGTGCCATGAGCTGGGCATCAAGCACCGCTTTACCCGACCTTACCGCCCACAGACCAATGGCAAGGCCGAACGCTTCATCCAGTCGGCCTTGCGTGAGTGGGCTTACGCTCACACCTACCAGAACTCCCAACACCGAGCCGATGCCATGAAATCCTGGCTACACCACTACAACTGGCATCGACCCCACCAAGGCATCGGGCGCGCTGTACCCATCTCCAGACTCAACCTGGACGAATACAACCTATTGACAGTTCACATATAG
- a CDS encoding glutathione S-transferase family protein yields MLKIWGRLSSVNVQKVMWAVRELALPHTFIEAGGQFGGLDTPEYLRMNPNRKVPLIDDGGFILWESNAIVRYLGARYGEGAISPADPCVRADADRWMDWQTTEWQPSMLAAFMGLVRTAPEQRDAAAIEASARQAGKIALMLENALAGRDFIAGPQFSMGDIALGCAAHRWLGLPVERPATPHISAWYRRLMMRPATQGILTLPLT; encoded by the coding sequence ATGCTGAAGATCTGGGGCCGGCTGAGTTCGGTCAACGTGCAAAAAGTCATGTGGGCCGTGCGCGAACTGGCGCTGCCGCACACCTTCATCGAGGCCGGCGGCCAGTTCGGCGGGCTCGACACCCCCGAATACCTCCGCATGAACCCCAACCGCAAGGTACCGCTGATCGACGACGGCGGCTTCATCCTGTGGGAATCCAACGCCATCGTGCGCTACCTGGGCGCGCGCTACGGCGAAGGCGCCATCAGCCCCGCCGACCCCTGCGTGCGCGCCGACGCCGACCGCTGGATGGACTGGCAGACCACCGAATGGCAACCCAGCATGCTGGCCGCCTTCATGGGCCTGGTGCGCACCGCGCCCGAACAGCGCGACGCCGCCGCCATCGAAGCCTCGGCCCGCCAGGCCGGCAAGATCGCCCTGATGCTGGAAAACGCCCTGGCGGGCCGCGACTTCATCGCCGGCCCGCAATTCAGCATGGGCGACATCGCGCTGGGCTGCGCCGCGCACCGCTGGCTGGGCCTGCCCGTCGAACGCCCCGCCACGCCGCACATCTCGGCCTGGTACCGCCGCCTCATGATGCGCCCCGCCACCCAGGGCATCCTGACACTGCCGCTAACCTGA